A stretch of Solea senegalensis isolate Sse05_10M unplaced genomic scaffold, IFAPA_SoseM_1 scf7180000014711, whole genome shotgun sequence DNA encodes these proteins:
- the LOC122761448 gene encoding urotensin-2 receptor: MNNNKSIISANTSPPRVAGSGTVDHDLAITSTFGTLLSVVYIIGVSGNVYTLVVMCHSIRFATSMYISIINLALADLLYLSTIPFVVSTYFLKDWYFGDVGCRILLSLDLLTMHASIFTLTVMCTERYLAVIKPLDTVRRSKSYRKALAWGVWLLSLLLTLPMMIMVSQTTKKTPDGGVKRMCAPTRAPVAYKVYVTVLFGTSIMAPGLIIGYLYVKLARTYLESQRNSVISKGNKRSPKQKVLIMIFTIVLVFWACFLPFWIWQLLPLYHTKPLSLASQTHTCINYLVASLTYSNSCINPFLYTLLTKNYREYLKNRHRSFYRYTSSFKQRPPSLYSWGKSASSSNQFEFNSETLVMGTLK, encoded by the coding sequence ATGAATAACAACAAGTCCATCATCAGCGCGAACACGAGTCCGCCGCGGGTCGCTGGTTCCGGGACAGTGGACCATGACCTGGCCATCACCTCCACTTTCGGGACGCTTCTCTCCGTCGTCTACATCATCGGCGTGTCCGGGAATGTGTACACTCTAGTTGTGATGTGTCACTCGATCCGCTTCGCCACTTCCATGTACATCTCCATCATCAACCTGGCGCTCGCGGACCTGCTCTACCTCTCCACCATCCCCTTCGTGGTGTCCACCTACTTCCTAAAGGACTGGTACTTCGGGGACGTGGGCTGCCGCATCCTGCTCAGCTTGGACCTGCTCACCATGCATGCGAGCATCTTCACCCTCACTGTCATGTGCACGGAGCGCTACCTGGCCGTCATCAAGCCGCTGGACACGGTGAGGCGCTCCAAGAGTTACCGCAAAGCACTGGCGTGGGGCGTGTGGCTGCTCTCGCTGCTCCTCACTCTGCCCATGATGATCATGGTCTCGCAGACCACTAAAAAGACACCGGACGGGGGTGTGAAGAGGATGTGCGCGCCCACTAGGGCGCCCGTGGCGTACAAAGTCTACGTGACGGTCCTGTTTGGCACCAGCATCATGGCACCTGGGCTCATTATCGGTTACCTGTACGTCAAGTTGGCGCGCACTTACTTGGAGTCCCAGCGCAACTCCGTGATCAGCAAAGGCAACAAGCGCTCACCGAAGCAGAAGGTGCTGATCATGATCTTCACCATCGTGCTCGTGTTCTGGGCGTGTTTCCTGCCCTTCTGGATCTGGCAGCTGCTGCCTCTCTACCACACCAAGCCGCTGAGTCTGGCCTCGCAGACGCACACGTGCATCAACTACCTGGTGGCGAGTCTCACCTACAGCAACAGCTGCATCAACCCCTTCCTCTACACGCTGCTCACCAAGAACTACAGGGAGTATCTGAAGAACCGGCACAGGAGCTTCTACAGGTACACGTCCTCCTTCAAGCAGCGGCCGCCCAGCCTCTACTCCTGGGGCAAGTCTGCGTCGTCCAGCAACCAGTTTGAGTTCAACTCTGAGACGCTGGTCATGGGAACACTGAAGTGA